The nucleotide window GAAGTGACCGATGTTGCAAACGATGGCGCGATCTTTCATGCCACGCATTTGATCAACAGTGAGGATGTCTTTGTTGCCGGTGGTGGTGACGTAGATGTCACCTTCGGGCAGGGCTTGTTCCACGGTGACGACTTCGAACCCTTCCATGCACGCTTGCAGCGCGCAGATGGGATCGACTTCGGTAACCAGAACGCGGCAACCGGAAGAGCGCAGAGATTCAGCAGAACCTTTGCCCACATCGCCATAACCGCACACAACGGCGACTTTACCAGCCATCATCACGTCGGTGGCGCGGCGGATGCTATCCACCAGGCTTTCGCGACAGCCGTATTTGTTGTCGAATTTGGACTTGGTGACACTGTCGTTCACGTTGATGGCCGGGAACAACAAGGTACCTTTTTGCGCCATTTCATAAAGACGGTGCACACCCGTGGTGGTTTCTTCGGTCACACCTAAGATGTCGGCAGCGGCTTTGGTGTACCACTGCGGGTCTTCACCAATGTGCTTTTTGATGGCGGCAAAAAGAATTTCTTCTTCTTCGGAGCCGGGATTGTCCAGAACGGAGAGATCTTTTTCAGCATCTTGGCCCAAGTGCAGCAACAAGGTCGCGTCGCCGCCGTCGTCCAAAATCATGTTCGGCGCACCACCGTCACCCCAGGTGAACAGGCGGTGGGTGAAGTCCCAGTACTCTTCCAGGGTTTCGCCTTTGTGGGCAAACACCGGGGTGCCGTTGTCGGCGATGGCCGCTGCAGCGTGGTCTTGGGTCGAAAAGATGTTGCAAGACACCCAGCGCACTTCCGCGCCCAGGGCTTCCAAGGTTTCGATCAACACAGCCGTTTGAATGGTCATGTGCAAAGAACCGGCGATGCGCGCACCTTTCAAAGGTTGCTGGTCTTTCAGCTCTTCGCGAATGGCCATCAAACCCGGCATTTCGGTGTTGGACAGGTCAATGTCTTTGTGGCCCCATTCGGCGAGGCTGATATCGGCTACTGAATAGTCTTGGGCGTCGCTCATGGACGGTGCTCCTGCTGCTGGGAAACCCGCGCGTTTTCACAGGGATTCCGGGAAAAATCTTGGATGGGGGTTTAGCAGTCTCAAGGCGCGAGAGCAAGCGCAGAAATGTCTTCATTTCTTGGGCACAATTGCCGCCTTTCCCCCAAAAGTTTGGGAAAAAGGCGAAGCAATCGCGATTTTAAGAATAATCAGGTGTGTCGCTTAGTCAGCGCGGTCCATCTTCGGAGCAGGAACAGACGTATCGACGGCGTTCAGCGCCATTTTGTTGAACCCGGCAAATGCGCTGGAATCCGTCATCAGCGTGCTGGCGAAAATCGCGCCGCCGACGGTCAGGGCGATGACGCCATATTCAACAACACTGGCGGATTTTTTATTCTGACGTTTCA belongs to Magnetovibrio sp. PR-2 and includes:
- the ahcY gene encoding adenosylhomocysteinase, with the protein product MSDAQDYSVADISLAEWGHKDIDLSNTEMPGLMAIREELKDQQPLKGARIAGSLHMTIQTAVLIETLEALGAEVRWVSCNIFSTQDHAAAAIADNGTPVFAHKGETLEEYWDFTHRLFTWGDGGAPNMILDDGGDATLLLHLGQDAEKDLSVLDNPGSEEEEILFAAIKKHIGEDPQWYTKAAADILGVTEETTTGVHRLYEMAQKGTLLFPAINVNDSVTKSKFDNKYGCRESLVDSIRRATDVMMAGKVAVVCGYGDVGKGSAESLRSSGCRVLVTEVDPICALQACMEGFEVVTVEQALPEGDIYVTTTGNKDILTVDQMRGMKDRAIVCNIGHFDNEIQIAGLKNMKWTNIKPQVDEIEFPDGNRIIMLAEGRLVNLGCATGHPSFVMSASFTNQVLAQIELFKNNADGKYKNEVYVLPKHLDEKVAMLHLDKLGATLTKLSQEQADYIGVTVEGPFKPDTYRY